The nucleotide sequence GGTTTTATTTGCATTGCTTTTTTCATGTAAGAAAGAAAGCCCAAACACTGATAATGTTTCAATTGACACTGATACTTTAGAAAAAATTGATACAGAACAGTTGCGTATTGATTCTTTGCGAATGGTTCGCCAAGACAGTCTTGCACAGGTTCATAAAGATAGTTTAGAACAAGTTAAAAAAGATAGCTTGCAAAATCTTATTGTTCAAAAAAGAAAACAAAAAAAGTACGAGGTTTTTAAAGGAGCATCTTTTAGTTATTGGCCAATAAAAGCCAGCGATTCTATACGTAAACTTTTTTACAACACTTTTAATAAAGAACAGCAATATGTCATTGCTGCACTAAACCGTATTGATACAGACCACATTAAAACGCGCGACACGCTTATTGTTCCGAACGATTTTAAAGAATCGTTTATAGATTACACGCCTTTTCCGCGTAAGTTGGATAATTTAACCGAAGTTGCTAAAATCATTATTTTTTCATATCCTATTCAGGCTTACGGAGTTTATGAAAACGGAAATTTAATTAAATGGGGGCCAACAAATATGGGTAAACAATCGGCACAAACGCCGCGTGGTTTGTTCTTTACCAACTGGAAAGGCAGAAAAGTTACAAGTACCGTTGACGACGAATGGATTTTAAACTGGAATTTCAACATTAGCAATAAAGGAGGTGTTGGTTGGCATCAGTATGCACTGCCAGGGTATCCTGCCTCACATTCTTGTTTACGTTTGTTAAATGCCGATGCCCAATGGTTATACAACTGGGCAGATCAGTGGGTGTTGTCAGATAAAAACACCGTAAAAGTAAAGGGTACGCCTGTTATTGTTTATGGCGATTATAAATTTGGTGTTAAAGGCATTTGGTATCAATTAGTTGAATATCCTGAAATAACAACTATTAAAAAAACAGCATTAGAAGCTATTGCAGAGCCTTATGTAGCTGAAATTTTAAATCAGCAAACCATCCGCGATGAGTATATTAAAAACAAAACTCCAATAACCGAAGAAAAAATAGATTCTTTGAAAGTAGTGAAAGATACTCTTAATTAGATTAAATTCAAATTAAGCTCGGTTTTATTGTGGTATTTATTCTTTTTGTAATTTTAAAATAAAAAATTATGAAAAAAAATGTGGTTTTTATATGTAGCTTTTTGTTGGTGGGTCTTTTGTTAATGTCTTTCAACAACAATTTTCAGAATAATTCTTACCAGGATATTTCTAAAGATGGTTTTAAAAACCTAAAAGTATTGCCGCAAGATATTTCAAAAGACAGTCTAATGGCGTTGATGAAAGGTTATAACCAAGCGTTGGGTGTAAAGTGCAATCATTGCCATACAATGGATAAATCGTCAGACGACAAACACGAAAAAGAAATTGCCCGCCACATGATTAAATTTACAAATGAGTTAAATGCAAAAGAATTTGCACCAATTGGCGATCAATACAAAAATGCCATTGAATGCGCTACGTGTCACCGCGGATCTACAAAACCAATGAGCGATACCAAAGCTTTTATGAGCGAAAAAAAATAATATTGCTTATTTTTTAAGTAAATTAACAAGAACTGTTTAAAAAGATGTAAAATTCACTGAATAAATTATTTTGTTCAGTGATTTTTTTTGTTACATTTACATATATAAACTTGTAAATTAACAAATTATGAAAAAAAATACATATTTATTGGGTCTTGTTTTTGTACTTTTTATAGGCGTGTTTTTTGTTTCTTGCGATTTTATGGACGATCATATAAAAAATCCAGGAACAACAACCTGTGATAAAAGTGCTGTTGAAGATGCAACAAGATTTAATCAAGTTTCAACAAATAATTATACAATTACCAATGTTGTTTTAAATGGCAATTGTTTAGAAATAACGGTTTCTTCAAGTGGTTGTAATCCTAATAATTGGGATATGAATTTCGTAGCATCTGAAGTTGTTGTTGAAACCTTACCAAATCAATGGAATGCAAAAGTAGAGTTAATAAACAATGAAGCCTGCCAAGCAGTTTTTCAAAAAACCGTTTCATTTGATTTAAAGGATTTTCAATGGACAGGGCAAAACCAAGTACTATTAAATATTGATGGTTGGAATACTCCAATTCTTTATCAATATTAGGCACTATAACAAAACTCATTAAAATATCGCTCAATATTTCTTTGACACTAACCGATGAATATGTTGTTCTTATCCAGGTTTTAATTTGATGTATCATGGTGTCTAAAGCTTTGAAATTGACACTTGGCTCACTAGGGATTTGTGTAAATTATAATCTTAGGCAATCGGTCTGTATCCTTTCCAGTTGTCAGTAGTTATTGTTGTTTCTTTACTGATATGATTATCGAATATTTTCTTTAGGGATTTTTTGCTGAAAAATCGTTTATTTTTAAAGCATAAAATCGTTTTACTTTCCTATCATAGGTAAATTCTACAGCACAAACAGGCTTTTTCTTTTTACTGCCCTAGCTTCGTCCTTGTTTGGATTCTTCATGTTTTCCAACTACAAATTCATCCACATGTACAATTCTATCAATTGGATTATTATCACTAGATTTCATAGCTTCTCTCACCTTGTGCATAAACAATCTTGCTGTACTTTCCTAAACTCCATAGCACACACTCATTTGCATCGCCAAAAGTCTTTTTGCGGTAGTTAACATTTCAAAACAAATGAAAAATGCTTTTCTTAAGCTAAATTTCACTTTAAAAATCTTTTCGGGTAAACTTATATCAATTCCGTTTAATTTATAATCAGCATGATATTGAAATAATTTAAACTTTTGTAATCAAAGCAAACAACTTGTAAGCTATTGAAAATAAATTTCTAACCACATAACCCCGATAGCTACCGGGGCAGAAAATACAGGTTTTAAGAGTTCGCATAAATACACATAATCCGAATTTTATTGATATTTCATTAATATTCAACACATTACAAGCGTTAACTAATCCTGCAAGGTCTTTTTTTGACCTTGTAGGTATAAATTATTAAAAAAATAAAGCTACGAGGTTTTAAAAACCTTGCAGCATCCAAACAATTCTTTAAAAATCAACAATTTATTATTCGAACTTAGGTACCTAAAACTACTTTTGTAAATTAAGTCATAAATACTATGTTTTTACGTGGTTTGTTAATTGTTTTTTTGATTTTCAGTATCAAATAAGTTTAAACAACTTATAAAACACAAAAAAACCTTTATCAATTAAGATAAAGGCTTTTTTATATATAACTAAAATTAGATTAATTATTTAAGGCTTCGGCACCACCAACGATTTCTAAGATTTCGTTTGTAATAGCAGCCTGACGTGCTTTGTTATACGTTAATTTTAACTGATCGCGTAAATCTTTTGCGTTGTCGGTTGCTTTGTGCATAGCCGTCATACGTGCACCGTGCTCAGCCGCATTAGAGTCTAACACTGCTTTGTACAACTGCGTTTTTAACGATGTTGGGATTAAATTTAAAATGATTTCTTCTTTAGAAGGCTCATAAATATAATCTACTGCTGCGTTTGAAGCTTTTTCAATTGGTTTTAACGGCAAAAACTGCTCTGTTTGTACAATTTGCGTTGCAGCGTTTTTAAACTGATTGTAAACTAATTCTACTTTATCATACGCACCTTCAATAAAAGCATCCATGATTTGCTGTGCTACTGCTTCCACATTCACAAACGTTAAAGCATCGAACAAATCACTACGGTTAGCTAAAACGGTTTCGGTTTTTCCAACAATATCGTAACCTTTTTTACCAATTGTTAATACATCAACATTTTTACCCGCATACGTTGTATCAATTAGTGTACGTGTTGCTTTAATCACGTTTGCATTAAAAGCACCACACAATCCGCGGTTTGATGTAATTACCACCAATAAAACCTTGTTAACTTCACGTTGTTCAGCGTAAACACCTGCTGCATCGCCTTCCAGTGTTGAGCTGATGTTTTGAATTAATTCGGTTAATTTCTCTGCATACGGACGCATAGCTGTAATAGCATCTTGTGCCTTTTTTAATTTTGCAGCCGAAACCATTTTCATAGCAGAAGTAATCTGCATAGTAGATGATACCGAATTGATTCTGTTACGTATTTCTTTTAAGTTTGCCATTTTTTAAAATGTATATTGTAAAATTGTATATTGTAAAGGCATCTAAATTAGCTTGATACATTTTACAATATACAATATACTTTTAAAATTAGTATTTAGACGATACTTCTTTTGCTACTTTTTCTAATGTAGCTGTAGCTTCGTCAGACAAGTTTCCTGATTTCAAGGCATTCAATGTATCACGGTGTGATAAATTCAATACTTGTAAAAATTCTTTTTCGAACTCTTTTACTTTTTCTACAGGAACGTTGCGTAATAAGTTTTTAGAACCAGCATAGATAATCGCAATTTGATCTTCTACCGTGTAAGGATCGTTCACTGTTTGCTTTAAGATTTCAACGTTTCGCTTACCTTTCTCGATTACGTTCATTGTAGCAGCATCTAAATCAGAACCAAATTTCGCGAAAGCTTCTAACTCACGGAACTGCGCTTGGTCTAATTTTAATGTACCGGCTACTTTTTTCATTGATTTAATTTGTGCGTTACCACCTACACGAGATACCGAAATACCCACGTTGATTGCCGGACGTACACCAGAGTTAAATAAATCAGACTCCAAGAAAATCTGTCCGTCTGTAATCGAAATTACGTTAGTTGGGATATACGCAGAAACGTCACCAGCTTGCGTTTCGATAATTGGTAAAGCAGTTAACGAACCACCACCTTTAACAATTGGCTTTAACGATTCTGGTAAATCGTTCATTGTTTTTGCAATCTCATCATCTGCGATTACTTTAGCTGCACGCTCTAATAAACGAGAGTGAAGGTAGAAAACGTCTCCAGGATACGCCTCACGACCTGGTGGACGACGTAAGATCAAAGACATTTCACGGTAAGCCACCGCTTGTTTAGATAAATCATCATAAACAATTAATGCAGGACGACCTGTGTCACGGAAATACTCACCAATTGCAGCACCCGCCATTGGAGCGTACACTTGCATTGGCGCAGGATCCGAAGCGTTTGCAGCAACAATGATAGAATAAGCCATTGCCCCTTTTTCTTCTAATGTTTTTGCAATATTAGCTACTGTAGAAGCTTTTTGACCTACAGCAACGTATATACAGAATACTGGTTTACCAGCATCGTAAAATTCTTTTTGATTTAAAATCGTGTCGATACAAACGGTTGTTTTACCTGTTTGACGGTCACCAATTACCAACTCACGTTGCCCGCGACCTACCGGAATCATTGCATCGATTGCTTTGATACCTGTTTGCATTGGCTCGGTTACCGGCTGACGGAAAATAACTCCCGGTGCTTTACGCTCAATTGGCATTTCGTATAACTCACCAGCGATAGGACCTTTACCATCAATTGGGTTACCTAAAGTATCAACCACACGTCCTAACATTCCTTCACCTACCTTGATAGAGGCAATACGACCTGTTCTTTTTACGATAGAACCTTCGCTAACCCCAGTAGAAGGACCGAACAAAACGATACCAACGTTATCTTCTTCTAAGTTTTGTACCATTGCTTCTAATCCGCTTTCGAACTGAACCAACTCACCATATTGTGCGTTTGCTAATCCGTGAACGCGTGCAATACCATCTCCTATCTCTAAAACGGTACCAACTTCTTCTACAGATGCTTCTGTTCCAAAACCAGATAACTGTTTCTTTAAAATTGCTGAAATTTCAGCAGGATTAATTTCTGCCATTTTTATCTATTTTATCACGTTAAACGTGTGTGATTTTAATTATTAAATTCTCTTTTTAACTGACTTAATTTGTTTGCAATAGAGGCATTGAACTGCATATCGCCTAAACGAATGATAAAACCGCCGATGATGTCAGGATTTACTTCGTTTACAATTGTAACTTCCTTATCAGAAATTTGTTTAATTTTTGCTAATATTTCTGTTTCTAACGCTGCTGTTAAAGGAGTAGCTGTTGTTACATAAGCTACCTGAATTCCTTTTAATTCATCGTATAAAACGGCAAATTGTACAGCAATTGCTTCTAAAATATCTAAACGCTTGTTTTGTAATAAAACCGAAAATAAGTTTTTAGTATCTGCATTAGCCGAAGCAAAAATTTCGTTTAAGGCAGCCAACTTAGAAGATCCTTTAACGATTGGATTTTCTAAGAATAACTTTAACTCGTTGCTTTGTGTAATAGCATCAGATATGTTTTTCATATCGGTGCTTACCACATCTGCATTTCCTTTTGCGTTAGACACGTCAAGAATTGCTTTAGCATATCTTACCGCTGCTCTTGTTCCCGTCATAACGTAGTATTAGTTTAATTTAATATCGTTTAATAATGATCCCACCAATTGCTCTTGTGCTTGTTTATCAGCCAACTGACCTTTTAACAATTTTTCAGCAATATCAATTGATAAGGTAGATACCTGATTTTTGATATCGGCAACTGCTGCGTTCTTCTCGCTTTGAATTGTTGCCTGTGCTTGTGCAATCATTTGCGCACCTGCAGCCTGAGCTTCTTCTTTAGCTTCAGCAATCATTTTATCTTTCATTTCACGAGCTTCCTTCAACATTACGTCGCGTTCTGCACGGGCTTCAGCTAACAACTTTTCGTTGTCTGCTTTTAAGTTGGTTAATTCTCTTTTAGCGTTTTCAGCTGCAGCTAAAGCATCTGCTATACCTTCTTCACGGGCTTCTAACGCGTTAACGATTGGTTTCCAGGCAAATTTTCCTAATAAGAAAATAATTACCAATAAAATAATAGCTTGCCAAAAGAATAAACCCCAACTAAAATCGTGAATTAATTTGTCCATTGTATCTTAAAAAAATATGAATTTATACTAATTAATTTTTGTTTAATTAAACAATATCTGCAACCAACCGTTACAGATATTGTTTTTTTAATTAAGCTCCTAAGATTAAAGCACCGAATGCTAAACCTTCTAATAATGCACCAATGATGATCATTGCAGTTTGAATTTTACCTGCTGCTTCTGGTTGACGAGCAATAGCGTCCATTGCAGAACCACCAATTTTACCTAAACCGATACCAGCTCCGATAACGATTAAACCTGCACCAACTAAATTTGGAATTGTCATAATAAATGAATTTATATATAATTAAACAAAATTTTAATACTCAAAATACGTTATATCTTAATGATGATCGTGTTCCTGAACTGCCGAACCAATAAACAACGATGATAACATTGTAAAGATAAAGGCTTGCAAGAATGCTACTAAAATTTCTAACACGGTTAAAAATGTTGTTAGCAAGAACGATACACCTACTGCACCCGGCGTTGATAATGTTTCTTTCATTAAAAATGCCACTGCAATTAACCCCATTACTACCGAGTGACCTGCTGTAATGTTAGCAAACAAACGAATTAATAACGAGAATGGTTTTGTGAACATACCTAAAATTTCAATAGGCATTAATACAATTTTCATTGGCCACGGCACCCCCGGCATCCAGAAAATGTGTTTCCAGTAATCTGCGTTTCCGCTAAAATTAACATATAAAAAGGTAAAGATTGCTAAACAAACGGTTACCGAAATATTTCCGGTTACGTTTAAACCAAGCGGTGTTAAACCTAATAAGTTTAATAAAAAGATTAAAAAGAAAACCGATAGTAAATACGGCATATACTTTTTATATTTTTTATCGCCAATGTTTGGGCGTGCCATTTCATCGCGAACGTAAATAACCAATGGTTCTAATACGCGTGCAAAACCTTTTGGCAGGTTATTTGCCGATGATTTGTAGGTTTTTGCCAATGCGGTAAACCCTAAAAACAATAAGATTGTTGCCAACAACAAACCTACTACGTTTTTGGTGATTGACACATCAAAAGGTTTTTCAACTGTTGGGTGATGATGTTCATCTAACTTCAAATCACCTGTAGCATCTGTTTTGTAGATTTTACCGTGATAGTAAACATAATGTTGCCCGCCGTTTTCTACAACTTTACCGTTGTACACAAAATCTTCTGAAGACATGAACACTTTTAGTCCGTTATCAATCAAAATGACTGGTAAAGCAAAACCATAATGTCTGTGAGCTTCTTTATCCGCATAAAACGAATAAAAATGATCGTCCATTAAATGGTGTTGTGTAAAATTGTGAACAAACTCTTTATCTGTTTCTTCAGCATGAGCTTCGTGTGCAGTTTCTGTAGCAACAGTTTGCAATGAATCGTGAACCGAAACAACCGGAGTTTCTGCACTTGACACTAAAGGCATCAAGGCAAATAAAGCCGCTGTTAATAATTGAAGTGATTTTTTAATCGTCACCATACCGTGGTTAAATTTTTTACGTTTCAAAAATTTTGTGCAAAAATACAATAATTATCCGTTCAGCACAGAACTATTTAAACTTTTTTTCTTTATTTATTTTCTGATGAATGTGATTGATTTAAAACACGATAGGTTACGTACACATCAAAAATCATAAACAAAAAGAAAACGGCTAAAAAATTATATTTAAAAAAATCATCTGCTGCACTGGTTTTCAACGCACTGCTTATGGCAAAATAATTAATTACCAGTTTTAACGTTAAGAATCCTAAAAATATAAAACCTAAATTTTGCGGCATGCTTTTCCCAATACCTACCACAGCAAAAATTAATAATGCCGACAAAAGAAACTGCAACGCATAAATTTGCCAAAGCTGCATATAAGCGGTATCCCACAAAGGCAGGTGTTTGGTGATTGACTGTAACAAAAAGTGCAAACCGAAGGAAACCAGTGCCAAAATTGCCAACTGACCTATAAAAGCTAATGCTTTACTCATTTTTATTTAATTTATTAACCTGACTAATTACTTGATACATTGCCAGAAAAATTCCGAGCAAAGTTACACTTTTTGTTCCCCAATCGTCATATATTAAATACTTTTTATCTAACCAGCCGCCAATCTTATAAAACACATAAATTGTGGCACCCATTTGAAAGGGAATCGATGTAAAAATCAACCATTTGCTTGTATTACTCGGTTTTTTAGGCTGCATCTTATTTTCCGGCTTCTTTTATGTATTCTTCCCAGTTTTTCTTAATCAATACCACGCCGTAATCATCGGTACTTATTAAAACAGGGTTTAATTTTATTCCGTATTCCGATTCCAATTCAAGGTACATTTGTGCCGATTTTGCAATATTCCCCGATTTTACTCCGTGCAGTACAAAGAAAATGGTATTGTCGTTATACATATCGGCACTAAAAATTAAACCGGTATGACGGCGGTCGTTCGCATATTGTTCTAATTTTGTTTTTAACGCCTGCCCTTCTTCTGTTAAAGGATAACTTGCCGTGTAAACCATTTTTATGTTTTTAGACAAATCGCGTTTAAAGGTCATATTTTGCAACTTCGGTAAATCTTTTGCAATAATGCGTTCTGCTTCTTTACCTTCTTTTGTAGTTGGATACGTTAACGCAACATATTCCAACGCTTCACGGTAATTGGTTAATCCGCGTAATTTACCAATGGTCATTGCTTTTAGCAATTCAAATTTACTTACAATACCATCGCCAATAACTGTTGGTATTTTGGCATCAAGTTCCTGCAACGTTTCATAATACGCACCGTTTGCATATAAACGATACACTTTATTGTAATCATCTATCGGCGAACCTTCGGCAGAAACAGCTGTGTTTGGATTTAAGGCTACTTGCGTATAGCGTGAATTTGGATGATTTGTTTTTAAATCGTTTAACATAGCCTGAGCTTTTGCAGGATCTGTTTTTAGATAAATTTTATACAAATGGTATTTTGCAGGTTCAATTAAACCAACTTCGGGATCAATTGCCAACAAATGTTCCAATTTTCCGGCTGCCACTTCATATTCTTCCAATCGATCGCTGTACAATAATCCCAATTGATAATACGCGTTGTCACGTTCAATTTTTAAATTTTTCAGTTCAAGACTATCGGTTGGAATCTGTTTCAGATAAAAATCAACACTGTATCGCGGATCTTCCGTTTTACTTGTATTAGATGCCGTTTGATTACTGTTTAAAGTATCGTTTTCTTGTTGTGTATTTGACACAACCGATGCCGCACTGCTTGATGCAATTGACGACCAACGCCAGTTATCTGTTAACGGACGACTGCCCCATTTTTTATTAAAATCGTTTATGCCTTGTTGAACCGTAGCGTTATTGTAAAAATAAAAACTTGACGACGCACTGGTACTTGGTGCCATACCGGGCATTTGCTGATTTTGTTGAGAAGCAACTTGCTGAGCTTTGGCATCTTCGGCTTTTAGTTTTTCAATAAACTGTTCTATTTCTTGTTTTTGCAGCAATTCATCTTTCCCAACCAACCTTAGGATACTGTCGTTTTTACGGGTAATTTGCTCGTAACGCACAATATCAACCAAGTTATTTCTTTTGCGTTTCACCTGAACATATTCTCGCGACATTGGGTTCATATAAACCATTGTAGAATCGTAATACATTCCGGCTGTTTCAAACTGTTTTTTCTGATAATAGATATTTGCCAGCTTGTTATAGTTTGCCACCTTAATGTATTCGTTATTTTTATTGGCTTTTAACGACATATTGTAATCCTTAACAGCGCGGTCAACTACACCATAAGATTCGTGCATAACACCCAACTGATGAAAAATAACATCAGAAT is from Flavobacterium dauae and encodes:
- the atpG gene encoding ATP synthase F1 subunit gamma — protein: MANLKEIRNRINSVSSTMQITSAMKMVSAAKLKKAQDAITAMRPYAEKLTELIQNISSTLEGDAAGVYAEQREVNKVLLVVITSNRGLCGAFNANVIKATRTLIDTTYAGKNVDVLTIGKKGYDIVGKTETVLANRSDLFDALTFVNVEAVAQQIMDAFIEGAYDKVELVYNQFKNAATQIVQTEQFLPLKPIEKASNAAVDYIYEPSKEEIILNLIPTSLKTQLYKAVLDSNAAEHGARMTAMHKATDNAKDLRDQLKLTYNKARQAAITNEILEIVGGAEALNN
- a CDS encoding c-type cytochrome, encoding MKKNVVFICSFLLVGLLLMSFNNNFQNNSYQDISKDGFKNLKVLPQDISKDSLMALMKGYNQALGVKCNHCHTMDKSSDDKHEKEIARHMIKFTNELNAKEFAPIGDQYKNAIECATCHRGSTKPMSDTKAFMSEKK
- a CDS encoding F0F1 ATP synthase subunit B, producing the protein MDKLIHDFSWGLFFWQAIILLVIIFLLGKFAWKPIVNALEAREEGIADALAAAENAKRELTNLKADNEKLLAEARAERDVMLKEAREMKDKMIAEAKEEAQAAGAQMIAQAQATIQSEKNAAVADIKNQVSTLSIDIAEKLLKGQLADKQAQEQLVGSLLNDIKLN
- the atpA gene encoding F0F1 ATP synthase subunit alpha, which gives rise to MAEINPAEISAILKKQLSGFGTEASVEEVGTVLEIGDGIARVHGLANAQYGELVQFESGLEAMVQNLEEDNVGIVLFGPSTGVSEGSIVKRTGRIASIKVGEGMLGRVVDTLGNPIDGKGPIAGELYEMPIERKAPGVIFRQPVTEPMQTGIKAIDAMIPVGRGQRELVIGDRQTGKTTVCIDTILNQKEFYDAGKPVFCIYVAVGQKASTVANIAKTLEEKGAMAYSIIVAANASDPAPMQVYAPMAGAAIGEYFRDTGRPALIVYDDLSKQAVAYREMSLILRRPPGREAYPGDVFYLHSRLLERAAKVIADDEIAKTMNDLPESLKPIVKGGGSLTALPIIETQAGDVSAYIPTNVISITDGQIFLESDLFNSGVRPAINVGISVSRVGGNAQIKSMKKVAGTLKLDQAQFRELEAFAKFGSDLDAATMNVIEKGKRNVEILKQTVNDPYTVEDQIAIIYAGSKNLLRNVPVEKVKEFEKEFLQVLNLSHRDTLNALKSGNLSDEATATLEKVAKEVSSKY
- a CDS encoding ATP synthase F0 subunit C, which translates into the protein MTIPNLVGAGLIVIGAGIGLGKIGGSAMDAIARQPEAAGKIQTAMIIIGALLEGLAFGALILGA
- a CDS encoding tetratricopeptide repeat protein, which translates into the protein MKTVFSKYAFVLLMLFIAVACSTEKAGFMNKKFHATNTKYNVLYNGTTAYDRGVMELKKKYVDDFSNIITLEPIQKDEKALIVTGETEKNPHFQRAEDKAVKAAQKHSINIAGKEHNPQMDEAYMLLGKARYQDLRFVPAIEAFNYIILKYPDSDLFYDALVWKEKTNLKLEYYGLAIQNLKKIFRDSEEAMKTQTKADAYATLAQGYIHLEHLDSAKIPLQQAINLTNDTDEKARYTYVLGQLNSKTGQKPDAVKNFQDVIDYNRRISRALVINAHAEKFANQDISAIDTTAFVRQYLSLLNDRENRAYSDVIFHQLGVMHESYGVVDRAVKDYNMSLKANKNNEYIKVANYNKLANIYYQKKQFETAGMYYDSTMVYMNPMSREYVQVKRKRNNLVDIVRYEQITRKNDSILRLVGKDELLQKQEIEQFIEKLKAEDAKAQQVASQQNQQMPGMAPSTSASSSFYFYNNATVQQGINDFNKKWGSRPLTDNWRWSSIASSSAASVVSNTQQENDTLNSNQTASNTSKTEDPRYSVDFYLKQIPTDSLELKNLKIERDNAYYQLGLLYSDRLEEYEVAAGKLEHLLAIDPEVGLIEPAKYHLYKIYLKTDPAKAQAMLNDLKTNHPNSRYTQVALNPNTAVSAEGSPIDDYNKVYRLYANGAYYETLQELDAKIPTVIGDGIVSKFELLKAMTIGKLRGLTNYREALEYVALTYPTTKEGKEAERIIAKDLPKLQNMTFKRDLSKNIKMVYTASYPLTEEGQALKTKLEQYANDRRHTGLIFSADMYNDNTIFFVLHGVKSGNIAKSAQMYLELESEYGIKLNPVLISTDDYGVVLIKKNWEEYIKEAGK
- a CDS encoding AtpZ/AtpI family protein; amino-acid sequence: MQPKKPSNTSKWLIFTSIPFQMGATIYVFYKIGGWLDKKYLIYDDWGTKSVTLLGIFLAMYQVISQVNKLNKNE
- the atpB gene encoding F0F1 ATP synthase subunit A, which produces MVTIKKSLQLLTAALFALMPLVSSAETPVVSVHDSLQTVATETAHEAHAEETDKEFVHNFTQHHLMDDHFYSFYADKEAHRHYGFALPVILIDNGLKVFMSSEDFVYNGKVVENGGQHYVYYHGKIYKTDATGDLKLDEHHHPTVEKPFDVSITKNVVGLLLATILLFLGFTALAKTYKSSANNLPKGFARVLEPLVIYVRDEMARPNIGDKKYKKYMPYLLSVFFLIFLLNLLGLTPLGLNVTGNISVTVCLAIFTFLYVNFSGNADYWKHIFWMPGVPWPMKIVLMPIEILGMFTKPFSLLIRLFANITAGHSVVMGLIAVAFLMKETLSTPGAVGVSFLLTTFLTVLEILVAFLQAFIFTMLSSLFIGSAVQEHDHH
- a CDS encoding L,D-transpeptidase; translated protein: MKKILLIVVLFALLFSCKKESPNTDNVSIDTDTLEKIDTEQLRIDSLRMVRQDSLAQVHKDSLEQVKKDSLQNLIVQKRKQKKYEVFKGASFSYWPIKASDSIRKLFYNTFNKEQQYVIAALNRIDTDHIKTRDTLIVPNDFKESFIDYTPFPRKLDNLTEVAKIIIFSYPIQAYGVYENGNLIKWGPTNMGKQSAQTPRGLFFTNWKGRKVTSTVDDEWILNWNFNISNKGGVGWHQYALPGYPASHSCLRLLNADAQWLYNWADQWVLSDKNTVKVKGTPVIVYGDYKFGVKGIWYQLVEYPEITTIKKTALEAIAEPYVAEILNQQTIRDEYIKNKTPITEEKIDSLKVVKDTLN
- the atpH gene encoding ATP synthase F1 subunit delta; this translates as MTGTRAAVRYAKAILDVSNAKGNADVVSTDMKNISDAITQSNELKLFLENPIVKGSSKLAALNEIFASANADTKNLFSVLLQNKRLDILEAIAVQFAVLYDELKGIQVAYVTTATPLTAALETEILAKIKQISDKEVTIVNEVNPDIIGGFIIRLGDMQFNASIANKLSQLKREFNN